In Sphingopyxis sp. 113P3, one DNA window encodes the following:
- a CDS encoding flagellin N-terminal helical domain-containing protein has translation MTVINTNVSALRAQNNSRVANRMQSQAMERLSSGKRINSAKDDAAGLAIATRMDANVRGLNQAVRNANDGISLAQTAEGAMGNISNILVRMRELAVQAANGTLGDDDRAAIQTEVTALVSQIGDIATRTTFNGTDLLAGGASIDIQTGINSGEKVTIAIADLQASAIGAVEDADSDPDTAPTLVAGSAVSDISLATAADASAALAILDGAIQTVATQRANLGAQQNRLEATVDNLTSTVTNLADAKSRIEDADFSAESTNLAAASILAQASTAMLAQANQSQQGVMNLLR, from the coding sequence ATGACTGTCATCAACACGAATGTGAGCGCGCTGCGCGCCCAGAATAATTCGCGCGTTGCGAACCGCATGCAGTCGCAGGCGATGGAGCGCCTGTCGAGCGGCAAGCGGATCAACAGCGCGAAGGACGATGCCGCCGGCCTCGCCATCGCGACCCGCATGGATGCCAATGTCCGCGGCCTCAACCAGGCCGTTCGCAACGCGAACGACGGCATTTCGCTCGCGCAGACCGCCGAAGGCGCGATGGGCAACATCTCGAACATCCTCGTTCGCATGCGCGAACTGGCGGTGCAGGCGGCGAACGGTACGCTCGGTGACGACGACCGCGCTGCGATCCAGACCGAAGTCACCGCGCTGGTGTCGCAGATCGGCGATATTGCGACCCGCACCACGTTCAATGGTACCGACCTGCTGGCCGGCGGGGCGTCGATCGACATCCAGACCGGCATCAACAGCGGTGAGAAGGTGACGATCGCGATCGCCGACCTTCAGGCCAGTGCCATTGGTGCGGTGGAGGACGCCGACAGCGATCCCGACACGGCGCCGACTCTTGTCGCCGGTTCGGCGGTGTCCGACATCAGCCTCGCGACTGCGGCCGATGCTTCGGCGGCGCTTGCCATTCTCGACGGCGCGATCCAGACCGTTGCGACGCAGCGCGCGAACCTGGGTGCGCAGCAGAACCGCCTGGAGGCGACCGTCGACAATCTGACGTCGACCGTCACCAACCTCGCCGACGCCAAGTCGCGCATCGAGGACGCCGACTTCTCGGCCGAATCGACCAACCTCGCTGCCGCCAGCATCCTTGCCCAAGCGTCGACGGCGATGCTCGCGCAGGCGAACCAGAGCCAGCAGGGCGTGATGAACCTGCTCCGCTAA
- the fliE gene encoding flagellar hook-basal body complex protein FliE, producing the protein MSTIDQSRLLQMRSSILSQNQALQRAAGRGAAAGGIDGSGETPDFGSAISAALQQVNAQQARASDLSEAYERGDTHDIVSVMIERQKASLGFETTLQVRNKLLSAYRDIMNMPV; encoded by the coding sequence ATGAGCACGATCGACCAGAGCCGACTGCTGCAGATGCGCAGTTCGATCCTCAGCCAGAACCAGGCGCTGCAACGCGCCGCGGGCCGCGGCGCTGCGGCCGGCGGCATCGATGGCAGCGGGGAAACGCCCGATTTCGGTTCGGCGATCTCGGCCGCGCTGCAGCAGGTCAACGCGCAGCAGGCACGCGCAAGCGACCTTAGCGAGGCTTATGAGCGCGGCGACACCCATGACATCGTCAGCGTGATGATCGAGCGCCAGAAGGCTTCGCTCGGTTTCGAGACGACGCTTCAGGTGCGCAACAAGCTGCTCTCCGCCTACCGCGACATCATGAACATGCCGGTGTAA
- the fliF gene encoding flagellar basal-body MS-ring/collar protein FliF — protein sequence MADTQILAPVPNAGRFPVPALADRIEPLRQFVSQPAVQRALPAIAMSAAIGMAALAYFTMQAAPQTQLFAGLDDADKAAVAEALQSQGIGHTIDPVTGALTVDADKLYQARIALAGQGLPKAQPSGDSLIAALPMGSSRAIEGETLRAAREADLARTIEAIDAVKSARIHIAAPEPSLFVREDKPATASVMLTLQNGRSLSDGQVQAIRFLVASSVPGMNADRVSVIDQRGALLSDAATSSDMQAFQLQTQMEDRFRRALDTLLGPIFGAGNYTVEVHADVDMSESQATRESFPENDRALTSEQITKSVSGQGTAPAVGIPGALSNQPPPATSLSQTPTPASTAAGPGTESNERAARSYEVGREISVTHQPQGRLRRVSVAVALNQGAKALGQADLAKIDNLVKGAIGFDAARGDQVAIGQRPFAKIEDTSPAFWDQGWFLPLVKQLGAILAAVLAFLFVGRPLIKSAKERAATRAERDAALEESLLAATDAPPALAGRRAGREITLEMIEAAPSYEARANLVREFVRQDSARAALVVRQLMQEGARG from the coding sequence ATGGCCGATACCCAGATCCTCGCGCCCGTTCCCAACGCCGGCCGCTTTCCGGTCCCCGCCCTTGCGGACCGCATCGAACCGCTTCGCCAGTTCGTCAGCCAACCTGCCGTCCAGCGCGCGCTCCCCGCCATTGCGATGAGCGCAGCAATCGGGATGGCCGCGCTCGCCTATTTCACGATGCAGGCCGCTCCGCAGACGCAGCTGTTCGCGGGGCTGGACGATGCCGACAAGGCGGCGGTCGCCGAGGCGCTGCAGTCGCAAGGTATTGGTCATACGATCGACCCTGTTACCGGCGCGCTCACCGTTGATGCCGACAAGCTCTATCAGGCGCGCATCGCGCTCGCAGGCCAGGGCCTCCCCAAGGCGCAGCCGAGCGGCGACAGTCTGATCGCGGCGCTGCCGATGGGATCGAGCCGTGCGATCGAGGGAGAGACGCTGCGCGCCGCGCGCGAGGCCGACCTTGCGCGCACGATCGAGGCAATTGATGCGGTGAAGAGCGCGCGCATCCATATCGCCGCCCCCGAGCCCAGCCTGTTCGTCCGCGAGGACAAGCCCGCAACGGCTTCCGTCATGCTGACGCTGCAGAACGGTCGCTCGCTATCCGACGGGCAGGTTCAAGCCATCCGCTTCCTCGTCGCTTCCTCGGTGCCTGGCATGAATGCCGATCGGGTATCGGTAATCGACCAGCGCGGCGCCTTGCTGTCCGATGCTGCCACGTCGAGCGACATGCAGGCCTTCCAGCTCCAGACGCAGATGGAGGACCGCTTCCGCCGCGCCCTCGATACCCTGCTCGGCCCGATCTTCGGCGCCGGCAATTATACCGTCGAGGTCCACGCTGACGTCGACATGTCCGAAAGCCAGGCCACGCGTGAAAGCTTCCCCGAGAATGACCGGGCGCTGACGAGCGAACAGATAACCAAATCGGTCAGCGGGCAAGGGACCGCACCCGCGGTCGGCATTCCCGGCGCCTTGTCGAACCAGCCGCCGCCGGCAACCAGCCTGTCGCAAACGCCCACCCCCGCCAGTACTGCCGCAGGTCCAGGCACGGAAAGCAACGAACGCGCCGCGCGATCTTATGAGGTCGGACGGGAGATTTCGGTGACCCATCAGCCGCAGGGGCGCCTGCGCCGCGTGTCGGTTGCGGTCGCTCTCAATCAGGGCGCGAAGGCGCTGGGGCAGGCCGACCTTGCCAAGATCGACAATCTGGTAAAGGGCGCGATCGGCTTCGACGCAGCCCGGGGCGATCAGGTCGCGATCGGCCAGCGTCCCTTCGCCAAGATTGAAGACACAAGCCCCGCTTTCTGGGATCAGGGCTGGTTCCTGCCGCTGGTGAAGCAGCTCGGCGCGATCCTTGCTGCGGTCCTCGCCTTCCTATTTGTCGGCCGGCCGCTGATCAAGTCTGCAAAGGAGCGGGCCGCAACACGCGCCGAGCGCGACGCCGCGCTCGAAGAATCTCTCCTCGCGGCGACCGACGCACCGCCCGCGCTCGCGGGCCGCCGGGCGGGACGCGAAATCACGCTCGAAATGATCGAAGCCGCGCCGAGCTACGAGGCGCGCGCCAATCTGGTCCGCGAATTCGTCCGCCAGGATTCGGCCCGCGCTGCGCTCGTGGTGCGCCAACTGATGCAGGAGGGCGCCCGTGGCTGA
- the fliG gene encoding flagellar motor switch protein FliG — translation MAELDPALGVAPAQPVDGSAAAAILLMLLDESEAAAILKHLGPDEVRQLAKAMFDTASATESEIDQALDRFVTRSRSVSALAVGADTRIRTVINQAVGNVRADNILAAVAPQSSAASLEMLRWMDVDAISALLASEHPQVGALILSVLVPDVAARAIETLDEGLQADLVLRAAMLNAVPAAAIEDLEAVLAAANVGGQRVAKQPIGGPSDVAKIMKVMPRHLSERTIRALKKHDRQLAQTIEEEMFVFDNLRDLDMRSLGTVLRAVDAAQLALALKGADDAMADLCLSTMSKRASETIRDEMAEMTMVKRADVDEAQKSIMQVVRQMAAAGEIVIGGGADDYV, via the coding sequence GTGGCTGAGCTCGATCCCGCCCTCGGCGTTGCTCCGGCCCAGCCAGTGGACGGCTCGGCGGCTGCTGCCATCCTCCTCATGCTGCTCGACGAAAGCGAGGCGGCCGCAATCCTCAAGCACCTTGGTCCTGACGAGGTCCGCCAGCTCGCCAAGGCGATGTTCGACACTGCGAGTGCGACCGAGAGCGAGATCGACCAAGCGCTCGACCGCTTTGTCACCCGCAGCCGCTCGGTGAGCGCGCTCGCGGTCGGTGCCGATACGCGAATCCGCACGGTGATCAATCAGGCGGTCGGCAATGTCCGCGCGGACAATATTCTTGCCGCGGTTGCCCCGCAGTCGAGCGCGGCATCACTCGAGATGCTGCGCTGGATGGATGTCGATGCGATCAGCGCGCTGCTCGCAAGCGAGCATCCGCAGGTCGGCGCGCTCATCCTCTCGGTGCTCGTTCCCGACGTCGCCGCGCGTGCAATCGAAACGCTCGACGAAGGCCTGCAAGCCGATCTCGTGTTGCGAGCCGCGATGCTGAATGCTGTCCCTGCTGCCGCGATCGAAGACCTTGAAGCCGTCCTCGCCGCCGCCAATGTTGGCGGACAGCGCGTCGCGAAGCAGCCGATCGGCGGCCCAAGCGACGTGGCCAAGATCATGAAAGTGATGCCGCGCCATCTGTCCGAACGGACTATCCGGGCGCTCAAGAAGCACGACCGCCAGCTCGCCCAGACGATCGAGGAAGAGATGTTCGTCTTCGACAATCTGCGCGACCTCGACATGCGCAGCCTCGGCACGGTGCTGCGCGCGGTCGACGCCGCACAGCTGGCGCTGGCGCTCAAGGGCGCCGACGATGCGATGGCCGACCTGTGCCTCTCGACGATGTCGAAGCGTGCCTCGGAGACGATCCGCGACGAGATGGCCGAAATGACGATGGTCAAGCGTGCCGATGTCGACGAGGCGCAGAAGAGCATCATGCAAGTCGTTCGGCAGATGGCAGCGGCGGGTGAAATCGTCATCGGCGGCGGAGCTGACGACTATGTCTGA
- a CDS encoding FliH/SctL family protein: MSDRSAETGFAPIALTAAMARTTGFRPRLFEPVAPAVEVRPEVCEPAESEPAQDPFALGLAEGQRLAEAAFAAERHQLLALVAAAEALQDEPSEELAQMIAETVERLVRQIVAAAPIDAAWLAAQAETAASMIAECDKARTLWVHPADAALLVDCPLTLPVEADASMMRGTVRIETSAGWIEHGRSVYLDELRAALGREEERA, encoded by the coding sequence ATGTCTGACCGCAGCGCCGAAACCGGCTTTGCCCCGATCGCGCTCACCGCTGCCATGGCGCGCACCACCGGCTTCCGACCGCGCTTGTTCGAGCCCGTTGCGCCGGCTGTCGAGGTTCGGCCCGAGGTCTGCGAGCCCGCCGAAAGCGAACCCGCACAAGACCCTTTCGCGCTCGGCCTGGCCGAGGGCCAGCGCCTCGCCGAAGCCGCCTTCGCCGCCGAGCGCCACCAACTGCTAGCGCTCGTTGCCGCCGCCGAGGCGCTGCAGGACGAACCGAGCGAGGAGCTCGCGCAGATGATCGCCGAGACCGTGGAACGGCTCGTCCGCCAGATCGTCGCCGCCGCGCCGATCGACGCTGCCTGGCTCGCGGCGCAGGCGGAAACCGCGGCATCGATGATCGCTGAATGCGACAAGGCACGCACCTTGTGGGTTCATCCCGCCGACGCGGCCCTGCTTGTCGACTGCCCTCTGACGCTCCCCGTCGAGGCCGATGCTTCCATGATGCGGGGCACCGTCCGCATCGAGACGTCCGCGGGGTGGATCGAGCATGGCAGGTCGGTCTATCTCGACGAGCTACGCGCTGCCCTTGGCCGCGAGGAAGAGCGCGCGTGA
- a CDS encoding FliI/YscN family ATPase, translating to MTRRLAMTAQQLLAPIDLAKASPRRIGTLVAHEGIMLEVSGFPQPLGSNVRIKSASGDYVNGEVVGFRGHRSLVLPFDTNQPLVTGAPVEPHGASSMVPVGKALLGRIMDAQGNPLDGRPPVKSQFQWPLAGRKVNPLRRGRVTRPLNMGVRAINGLLTVGEGQRVAIVAGSGVGKSVLMGQMIAGTECDVIVVGLIGERSREVSDFVETKLPPAVRKKSVVVAVPADHPPLLRLRAAMRATAIAEAFRHEGKKVLLLIDSLTRVAHAQREIGLTLGEPPTMKGYPPSVFALIPSLCERAGIDRETGGSVTALYTVLADGGDIEDPVVDSARAIVDGHIILSRTLAEQGVYPAIDVARSLSRTMADSVDAAHLAAAARFRQLWSAYEENRDLMLMGAYVAGGDPVLDEAIARHADQLAFVTQPAGTQVDFATSRQSLIEGYPA from the coding sequence GTGACGCGGCGTCTCGCCATGACCGCGCAGCAGCTGCTCGCGCCGATCGATCTCGCCAAGGCGAGTCCGCGCCGTATCGGCACGCTCGTCGCTCACGAGGGGATCATGCTTGAAGTCTCGGGCTTTCCGCAGCCGCTCGGCAGCAATGTCCGCATCAAGTCGGCGAGCGGAGATTATGTGAATGGCGAGGTCGTCGGCTTTCGAGGCCACCGCAGCCTGGTTCTCCCCTTCGACACCAACCAGCCGCTCGTCACCGGCGCACCGGTCGAACCGCATGGGGCATCGAGCATGGTGCCCGTCGGCAAGGCTCTTCTGGGCCGCATCATGGACGCGCAGGGCAATCCGCTCGACGGCCGTCCGCCGGTCAAATCGCAATTCCAGTGGCCGCTCGCCGGACGCAAGGTCAATCCGCTGCGCCGCGGCCGGGTGACAAGGCCGCTCAACATGGGGGTGCGCGCCATCAACGGGCTGCTCACCGTCGGGGAAGGCCAGCGCGTCGCGATCGTCGCCGGATCAGGCGTGGGCAAATCGGTGCTGATGGGTCAGATGATCGCGGGTACCGAATGCGACGTCATCGTTGTCGGGCTCATCGGCGAGCGTAGTCGCGAGGTCAGCGATTTCGTCGAGACCAAGCTGCCGCCCGCTGTGCGCAAGAAATCGGTCGTCGTCGCCGTCCCGGCTGATCATCCGCCGCTGCTTCGTCTTCGCGCCGCGATGCGCGCGACCGCGATCGCCGAGGCCTTTCGCCACGAAGGAAAGAAGGTTTTGCTGCTGATCGACAGCCTGACCCGCGTTGCGCATGCGCAGCGCGAAATCGGGCTGACGCTCGGCGAGCCGCCGACGATGAAGGGCTATCCGCCGTCGGTGTTCGCGCTCATCCCCTCGCTCTGCGAGCGTGCAGGCATCGACCGCGAAACGGGCGGCTCAGTCACGGCGCTTTACACCGTGCTGGCCGACGGCGGCGACATCGAGGATCCGGTGGTCGACTCCGCGCGCGCGATCGTCGACGGGCATATCATCCTGTCGCGCACCCTCGCCGAGCAGGGGGTCTATCCCGCGATCGACGTCGCACGCTCGCTCTCTCGCACCATGGCGGATTCGGTCGACGCGGCGCATCTCGCAGCCGCCGCGCGCTTTCGCCAGCTTTGGTCGGCTTATGAAGAAAATCGCGACCTGATGCTGATGGGGGCATATGTCGCCGGCGGCGATCCCGTGCTCGACGAAGCCATCGCCCGCCATGCCGACCAGCTCGCCTTTGTCACCCAGCCTGCCGGAACGCAGGTCGATTTCGCCACGTCTCGCCAATCTCTCATCGAAGGATATCCTGCATGA
- a CDS encoding flagellar hook-length control protein FliK, with product MSALPQAPAQAGISAILATVGGGRPGESGSGFNQLFAGLPAEQPIDAAPTLPNGELPLEIAGDPGQAKDALASQLALLSEPAAAAAPGKPHSAPGASAAAALLSVLDQGLSVAQSPAAASGTIAGARATPLIDVANGAAVEEDTSASPDASPDVPALLAAILPSDAAPAAPQAAEPVLQIATAAKSATSIVPDTGASMAVIFAQPATHAAPAVLPAASAAPIAERVLDLASDDAWIAQLASDIAATKSQTGDISFRLMPRHLGRLDVAMTSDDAGVSVKLDTQHEATATIVHAAQGKLVDDLRQQGVRVVGAEVTCTPGETGRQSQGQGRAPANDPAHLIETAGEHAEPHREDRTASRRGRFA from the coding sequence ATGAGCGCGCTGCCCCAGGCGCCCGCGCAGGCAGGGATTTCCGCGATTCTCGCCACTGTGGGTGGCGGGCGGCCGGGCGAGTCCGGTAGCGGCTTCAACCAGCTGTTCGCGGGGCTTCCCGCCGAGCAGCCAATCGACGCCGCACCCACGCTGCCAAATGGCGAACTGCCGCTCGAGATCGCGGGCGATCCCGGGCAGGCGAAAGACGCGCTTGCGTCGCAGCTCGCCCTCTTGTCAGAACCGGCGGCCGCTGCCGCGCCAGGCAAGCCGCATTCGGCCCCTGGCGCGAGCGCGGCGGCGGCGCTGCTTTCCGTCCTCGATCAGGGCCTTTCTGTCGCCCAGTCGCCCGCCGCCGCGTCGGGAACGATCGCGGGAGCAAGGGCAACCCCCCTCATCGACGTCGCCAACGGAGCTGCGGTGGAGGAGGACACGTCTGCTTCGCCCGATGCGTCCCCTGATGTGCCGGCACTGCTCGCTGCAATCCTGCCCTCTGACGCCGCACCGGCCGCACCGCAGGCGGCCGAGCCCGTCCTGCAGATTGCCACCGCGGCTAAGAGCGCCACGTCGATTGTCCCCGATACCGGCGCGTCGATGGCTGTCATCTTCGCGCAGCCTGCGACGCACGCGGCCCCCGCGGTCCTTCCGGCCGCCAGCGCAGCGCCCATCGCTGAGCGCGTGCTCGATCTCGCTTCGGACGATGCGTGGATAGCACAGCTCGCCTCGGACATTGCGGCGACGAAGTCCCAGACCGGCGACATCAGCTTTCGCCTGATGCCGCGTCACCTCGGCCGGCTCGATGTCGCAATGACCAGCGATGATGCCGGCGTCTCCGTAAAGCTCGACACCCAGCATGAGGCGACCGCGACGATTGTTCACGCGGCGCAGGGCAAGCTTGTCGACGACCTGCGCCAGCAAGGCGTCCGCGTCGTCGGCGCCGAGGTGACCTGCACGCCGGGTGAGACCGGTCGCCAGTCGCAGGGTCAGGGCCGCGCGCCCGCAAACGACCCCGCGCACCTCATCGAAACCGCCGGCGAGCACGCCGAACCGCATCGCGAAGACCGCACCGCCTCGCGCCGCGGCCGCTTCGCCTGA
- a CDS encoding flagellar basal body-associated FliL family protein, protein MTKDKAESPKKGGKMKKLLLLTLGSTMLIGAGAGAGIYMGGGFAAEASKPEDLYPKLVLRSKSGEAAPASEAGKEEAPLKVGTVSVPNDRFKVDPRKYEITYIPVDQAFTTNLADGSGFLQVGISLATFYDGKLVSNVRRQMVPIRSAVLMVLAEQDPALLSTSHGKQQLQRRLTGAINAVLREKEGFGGVDNVYFTSLVIQ, encoded by the coding sequence ATGACGAAGGACAAAGCCGAAAGCCCGAAGAAGGGCGGCAAGATGAAAAAGCTGCTCCTGCTCACGCTGGGTAGCACGATGCTGATCGGCGCGGGGGCCGGCGCAGGCATCTATATGGGCGGCGGTTTTGCCGCCGAAGCCTCAAAGCCGGAGGACCTTTATCCCAAGCTCGTTCTGCGCAGCAAAAGCGGCGAGGCGGCACCCGCCAGCGAAGCGGGCAAGGAGGAGGCACCGCTGAAGGTTGGCACGGTGTCGGTGCCCAACGACCGCTTCAAGGTCGATCCGCGCAAATATGAAATCACCTACATCCCGGTCGATCAGGCCTTCACCACGAACCTCGCCGACGGGTCAGGCTTCTTGCAGGTCGGAATCAGCCTCGCGACCTTCTATGACGGCAAGCTCGTCTCCAATGTCCGGCGCCAGATGGTGCCGATCCGTTCGGCGGTGCTGATGGTACTCGCCGAGCAGGACCCGGCGCTGCTTTCCACCTCGCATGGCAAGCAGCAGCTCCAGCGGCGTCTGACCGGCGCGATCAACGCAGTGCTGCGCGAGAAGGAAGGCTTCGGCGGCGTCGACAACGTCTATTTCACGAGCCTGGTGATCCAGTGA
- a CDS encoding flagellar motor switch protein FliM, translated as MTARAKPARHDAKASLLLRKAEDDYAFPALDGIANRLTRSLRDLVRALGAPAVQVERGTAEQMRFEDWCASAAPAIFWRYHAPPLKGPVLIAADRSLLLQLVDVFYGGKGQLVSAREELTDAEERFAARLGRDLGEQLAAAWADVMAIEPQLDCVTWDSAKLQAVRADDELHVQRFTLRGAPFEGRTILCAYPLAALRGISGAEPMPATADEPAGDPAWTMALSRALKDVRLPVRSVLARPEVPLTKLLSLEVGDIIPLTIPRHVPITVSGRNFASGSIGEANGNAAILIDRIEKGPDHE; from the coding sequence GTGACCGCGCGCGCCAAGCCTGCCCGTCATGACGCCAAGGCGTCACTACTGCTGCGCAAGGCGGAGGATGATTATGCCTTTCCCGCGCTCGACGGCATCGCAAATCGCCTGACGCGATCGCTGCGTGATCTCGTGCGCGCGCTCGGCGCACCGGCCGTGCAGGTCGAGCGCGGGACCGCGGAGCAGATGCGCTTTGAGGACTGGTGCGCGTCTGCTGCGCCGGCAATCTTCTGGCGCTATCACGCCCCGCCGCTCAAGGGTCCGGTGCTCATCGCCGCCGACCGTTCGTTGCTCCTGCAGCTCGTCGACGTCTTCTATGGCGGAAAGGGCCAGCTTGTGAGCGCGCGCGAGGAGTTGACCGACGCCGAGGAGCGATTTGCCGCCCGCCTCGGCCGCGACCTCGGCGAACAGCTCGCCGCCGCCTGGGCCGATGTCATGGCGATCGAGCCGCAGCTCGACTGCGTCACCTGGGATTCAGCGAAACTCCAGGCGGTCCGCGCCGACGATGAGCTTCACGTCCAGCGCTTTACCCTGCGCGGTGCACCTTTCGAGGGGCGGACGATATTGTGCGCCTATCCGCTCGCAGCCCTGCGCGGGATCAGCGGTGCCGAACCGATGCCCGCCACTGCCGACGAGCCTGCAGGCGACCCTGCGTGGACGATGGCCCTCTCGCGCGCGCTCAAGGACGTGCGCCTGCCGGTACGCTCGGTTCTCGCCCGCCCCGAGGTCCCGCTCACAAAACTTCTGTCTTTAGAGGTCGGCGATATCATTCCGTTAACCATACCGCGTCATGTCCCGATAACCGTCTCCGGCCGCAATTTTGCTTCCGGCAGTATCGGTGAAGCGAATGGAAACGCGGCCATCTTGATTGATCGCATCGAAAAAGGACCGGATCATGAGTGA
- the fliN gene encoding flagellar motor switch protein FliN — protein sequence MSDISEAPKAARDRREGKSIAAAPNFDLLAGVSLRVSVEVGSTSMALADLLTLGEGSVVELDRSANDLLDIYANGTLIARGEIVNVDGRYGIQVAEVVAPDRALAGFERRA from the coding sequence ATGAGTGACATCAGCGAAGCCCCGAAAGCTGCGCGCGACCGCCGCGAGGGCAAGAGCATCGCCGCCGCGCCCAATTTCGACCTGCTCGCGGGCGTCTCGCTGCGCGTCTCGGTCGAGGTCGGGTCGACGTCGATGGCGCTCGCCGACCTGCTGACGCTCGGCGAAGGCAGCGTGGTCGAACTCGACCGCTCGGCGAACGACCTGCTCGACATCTATGCCAATGGCACGCTGATCGCGCGGGGCGAGATCGTCAATGTCGACGGCCGCTACGGCATCCAGGTCGCTGAAGTCGTCGCGCCCGACCGCGCTCTGGCAGGCTTCGAGCGGAGGGCCTGA
- a CDS encoding flagellar biosynthetic protein FliO has protein sequence MLEYILRLLILLPIVGGMAWGSLWLWKRVQMGGPLGLQKQERPVEMVGVLPLGPGTKLAVVEFAGQQILLSVSRNGVTRLADNSQGDFHVD, from the coding sequence ATGCTCGAATATATCCTGCGCCTCCTGATCCTGCTGCCGATCGTCGGCGGCATGGCCTGGGGCAGCCTGTGGCTTTGGAAGCGCGTCCAGATGGGCGGGCCGCTCGGCCTGCAAAAGCAGGAACGCCCGGTTGAAATGGTTGGCGTGCTGCCGCTTGGCCCCGGAACCAAGCTTGCCGTCGTCGAATTTGCGGGTCAGCAGATCCTGCTCTCGGTCTCGCGCAACGGCGTGACCCGCCTTGCCGATAATAGCCAGGGCGATTTTCATGTCGACTGA
- the fliP gene encoding flagellar type III secretion system pore protein FliP (The bacterial flagellar biogenesis protein FliP forms a type III secretion system (T3SS)-type pore required for flagellar assembly.) produces MSTDIRHRWLGAAALAGGLALAAFAPAAHAQAADGLSRAVSEIGGDGRPLSLSLQILVLMSLLTVLPSLLLMMTSFTRIIIVLSILRHALGLQQTPPNQVLVGLSLFLSLFVMQPVISEVNRVAIEPYGQEQIDIGEAMVRSGDALHGFMMTQTRKTDLMMFAKIAKAPAYARPRDVPFSILLPAFVTSELKTAFQIGFLIFLPFLVIDLIVASALMSLGMMMLSPTVISMPFKLLLFVLVDGWALTMGSLASSFGT; encoded by the coding sequence ATGTCGACTGACATTCGCCACCGCTGGCTGGGTGCCGCCGCCCTTGCGGGCGGCCTCGCGCTCGCCGCGTTCGCGCCCGCGGCGCATGCGCAGGCAGCCGATGGCCTGTCACGCGCGGTGAGCGAGATCGGCGGCGATGGCCGTCCGCTGTCGCTATCGCTCCAGATTCTGGTCCTCATGAGCTTGCTGACGGTTCTGCCGTCGCTGCTCCTCATGATGACCAGCTTCACGCGCATCATCATCGTGCTCTCGATCTTGCGCCACGCACTGGGGCTTCAGCAGACCCCGCCGAATCAGGTGCTCGTGGGCCTCAGCCTCTTCCTGTCGCTGTTTGTAATGCAGCCGGTGATTAGCGAGGTGAACCGCGTTGCGATCGAACCCTATGGCCAGGAACAGATTGATATCGGGGAAGCGATGGTCCGCTCGGGCGACGCGCTGCATGGCTTCATGATGACACAAACGCGCAAGACCGATCTGATGATGTTCGCGAAGATCGCGAAGGCACCGGCCTACGCAAGGCCCAGGGACGTCCCCTTCTCGATCCTTCTGCCCGCATTCGTCACCAGCGAGCTTAAGACCGCCTTCCAGATCGGATTTCTGATTTTCCTGCCTTTTCTCGTGATCGACCTGATCGTCGCATCGGCGCTCATGTCGCTCGGCATGATGATGCTGTCGCCCACGGTGATCTCGATGCCCTTCAAGCTGCTCCTCTTCGTCCTCGTCGACGGCTGGGCGCTGACGATGGGCTCGCTCGCCTCCTCCTTCGGAACCTAG
- a CDS encoding flagellar biosynthetic protein FliQ, whose product MEADYFIGVAQQSLWILALASAPILIPVLVVGVLLGMVQAATSINEQTLSFVPKLIVTAICLAIFGGSILVLLTDFTRDLFAQIPALVR is encoded by the coding sequence ATGGAAGCCGATTATTTCATAGGCGTCGCCCAGCAGTCGCTGTGGATTCTCGCGCTCGCCTCGGCGCCAATCCTGATCCCGGTGCTCGTGGTCGGCGTGCTGCTCGGCATGGTGCAGGCGGCGACATCGATCAATGAACAGACTTTGAGTTTCGTGCCCAAGCTGATCGTCACCGCGATATGCCTCGCGATCTTCGGCGGCAGCATTCTCGTGCTGCTCACCGATTTCACCCGCGATCTGTTTGCGCAGATTCCGGCGCTGGTGCGCTGA